Proteins encoded within one genomic window of Candidatus Leptovillus gracilis:
- a CDS encoding response regulator, whose product MLTTSKILIVDDTPAALEVLEDLLAPQGYALLFAQDGVAAMETAVSHTPDLILLDVMMPDVDGYQVCRQLRANPVTAAIPVIMITALSDSASRLRGIEAGADDFLTKPINTHELRLRVKTITRLNRYRRLVAERTKFEYVINHASTGHLIVNQQNRIIFANPQAQRFLNKAMEEDTLAEAQHDFFAVVQESFRMEPEYAWRNWPEEAPAETLRYLVRSETKWLKGQWLKVQIFSYEADNEINWLINLEDVTQQISDIRDMRSFSQMVNHKLRTPLIGLRSSLEILNNWQDKLNANEVDELIEIAQQSVKRLTDQIEDVLSYTHIPILTHGSERFYPGQLPELIERVALNMGMNTIYVLQPEFVPAQPMTISEDLLEIVLFELLENSQKFHPKNEPVVEVILTYEDAYVLLTVSDNGRYLPLEELDKIWMPYYQIEKIFTGEVPGMGLGLSTVASLIWQANGQCRIYNRTDQPGLSVELKIPLFCELNACQRLEAVALTGEQPYVD is encoded by the coding sequence ATGCTAACAACCAGTAAAATTTTGATTGTAGATGATACGCCAGCCGCCTTGGAAGTGCTGGAGGATTTGTTGGCGCCGCAAGGTTACGCCCTGCTATTTGCGCAAGATGGGGTGGCGGCGATGGAAACGGCCGTTTCCCATACCCCAGACCTGATCTTGCTAGATGTGATGATGCCCGATGTAGACGGTTATCAAGTATGCCGCCAGCTTCGGGCCAACCCGGTAACGGCGGCCATCCCCGTGATCATGATTACCGCGCTCAGTGATTCGGCTTCCCGCTTGCGGGGGATAGAAGCTGGCGCAGATGATTTTTTAACCAAACCCATCAACACCCATGAATTACGGCTGCGGGTTAAAACCATTACCCGCTTAAATCGTTATCGCCGTTTGGTGGCCGAGCGCACCAAGTTTGAGTATGTCATTAACCATGCCTCCACCGGTCATCTAATTGTGAATCAGCAAAACCGGATCATATTTGCCAATCCCCAGGCGCAGCGGTTTCTGAACAAAGCGATGGAGGAAGATACCCTTGCTGAGGCGCAGCATGATTTTTTCGCCGTCGTTCAAGAATCATTCCGCATGGAACCTGAATATGCCTGGCGAAACTGGCCGGAAGAGGCGCCCGCCGAGACGCTTCGTTATCTGGTGCGGTCGGAAACAAAATGGCTAAAAGGCCAGTGGCTCAAGGTACAGATTTTTAGCTACGAAGCGGATAACGAAATCAATTGGTTGATCAACCTGGAAGATGTCACGCAGCAAATCAGCGATATTCGTGATATGCGCAGCTTCAGCCAAATGGTTAACCACAAACTACGCACGCCGCTCATTGGCTTAAGAAGCAGTCTGGAAATCCTGAACAATTGGCAGGATAAACTTAACGCCAACGAAGTTGATGAACTCATTGAAATTGCGCAGCAAAGCGTCAAGCGGCTGACAGATCAAATTGAGGATGTGCTCAGTTATACGCACATACCTATTTTGACACATGGCAGCGAACGATTCTATCCAGGACAACTGCCTGAATTAATTGAGCGTGTCGCCCTCAATATGGGCATGAACACGATTTACGTCTTGCAGCCAGAGTTTGTTCCCGCCCAACCCATGACCATTTCTGAAGATTTGCTGGAGATAGTTTTGTTCGAACTTTTGGAGAATTCGCAAAAATTCCATCCGAAAAACGAGCCTGTGGTGGAGGTGATTCTGACCTATGAGGATGCGTATGTGCTGCTGACGGTGAGTGATAACGGCCGTTATTTGCCACTGGAAGAATTGGATAAGATATGGATGCCGTATTATCAGATAGAAAAAATATTTACCGGCGAAGTTCCCGGCATGGGTTTGGGGCTGTCTACGGTTGCCTCATTGATTTGGCAGGCAAATGGGCAGTGTCGTATTTATAATCGGACCGATCAACCAGGGCTATCAGTAGAGTTGAAAATTCCATTATTCTGTGAATTGAACGCATGTCAACGCCTGGAGGCTGTCGCATTAACAGGGGAACAGCCCTATGTTGACTGA
- a CDS encoding response regulator has product MRKSVIAIVDDHEEVRESFADSLLKEGYEFLLFSNGKALLSYQTGPMPDVILLDVMMPDMDGFTVCKLLKAQDKWRHIPIILITALNTHDYIVRGLEAGAEEYLVKPVNTVELRARVRSMLRIKQQHDELQEILSQRERLANMIVHDMRQPINVALMRGYLVEQNTKLSEPDRKNIKIIASQLRRLESLANDILMAAKMHQGKFIIQLKEVDLKQMILNANPDYMFQAEAVNIELSLELPDQACVLMLDKNLILRVLDNLLTNALKFSPAESQVKIRLTRLAEDQSPLRARLEVIDGGPGVPLEYQNFIFDEFEIIEMRGKRGPQIGLGLAYCKMAVEAHNGAIYVKPNQPQGSIFAVDL; this is encoded by the coding sequence TTGCGCAAATCTGTTATTGCCATCGTAGATGATCATGAAGAAGTCCGTGAATCTTTCGCAGATTCCTTGTTAAAAGAGGGCTATGAATTCTTGCTCTTTTCAAACGGCAAAGCGTTGTTGTCTTACCAGACTGGCCCCATGCCCGATGTGATCCTGTTGGACGTTATGATGCCCGATATGGATGGTTTCACCGTATGTAAACTGCTAAAAGCCCAAGATAAGTGGCGACACATACCCATCATCTTAATCACTGCCTTGAACACCCACGACTACATCGTCCGAGGGTTGGAAGCTGGTGCGGAAGAATACCTGGTTAAACCTGTTAACACAGTTGAGCTGCGGGCCAGAGTACGTTCTATGCTGCGCATAAAACAACAACACGACGAATTGCAAGAAATATTATCCCAGCGGGAAAGACTTGCTAATATGATCGTCCACGACATGCGTCAACCCATTAACGTGGCTCTCATGCGTGGGTATCTTGTAGAACAAAACACCAAACTATCTGAACCCGACCGAAAAAATATAAAAATCATTGCCTCGCAGTTGAGGCGGCTGGAATCCCTGGCAAACGATATTTTAATGGCCGCTAAAATGCACCAGGGGAAATTTATCATTCAATTAAAAGAAGTTGATTTGAAGCAGATGATTTTAAACGCCAATCCTGATTATATGTTTCAGGCGGAGGCAGTTAACATCGAATTATCTTTAGAACTCCCAGATCAAGCCTGCGTGCTTATGCTGGATAAAAATCTCATTCTAAGAGTGTTAGATAACTTGCTCACCAATGCCCTCAAATTTTCGCCGGCCGAAAGTCAGGTAAAGATTCGGCTGACCCGTTTGGCAGAAGATCAGTCACCCCTGCGTGCCCGGCTGGAAGTGATTGATGGGGGTCCCGGTGTGCCACTCGAGTATCAAAACTTTATTTTTGATGAATTCGAAATCATTGAAATGCGCGGGAAAAGAGGGCCACAAATAGGGCTGGGATTAGCTTATTGCAAAATGGCCGTGGAAGCGCACAACGGCGCTATCTATGTGAAACCCAATCAACCACAAGGTTCAATTTTTGCAGTGGATCTCTAG
- a CDS encoding PAS domain S-box protein encodes MLTDAQDGVAVLNRRIGNKKGHNLLPKTKAAVIPVEKYCALVELSADFTFILNLEENGRYVIEWLSEGFANVTGYTPFNLPDTTSIIPTESETFIKDALEQLNPGEISNLEFAIQTKTDETRWLQVRMCCQLTPDNPKKQILGAARDITEQKQIQLERESLNHKLQLLNDIKQLLLAANSLTETLQSVLCLLKSLIPYTNGDIIEYDWLTEELHIIASTTKQHSPLVHENRLPLSFVDYPRSPSWHEVIYIPDLAKRLDLSPFQQIQRTDGIRSLMVAPLYNPQTLLGYINIGSNEPDAFLPSQHTIFLEVAHFIALRMQQSYLKHQQTDHAWQLEALVEQRTADLKELVDRLAESNRIKDEFLAAMSHELRTPLHIILGKADVLQDGVYGPLNPKQLRAAVVIRENGDRLLQLINNLLEISHLDTNQVDLSITQVDIQLLCAQLIIAARRSAQKKQIEIEFEALVQPIILAADETRLEQILLILLDNALKFTPEGGKVGLDVTVNMDQSVIHFAVWDTGIGIDSDLIDLIFLPFKQVDGRLSREYGGAGLGLPLAYRLTQLHDGTLSVVSEIGQGSRFTVSLPLKFVNTIEEEKPLTG; translated from the coding sequence ATGTTGACTGATGCGCAGGATGGGGTGGCTGTTTTGAACAGGCGAATAGGCAACAAAAAAGGACACAATCTGCTTCCTAAAACCAAAGCTGCTGTTATTCCTGTCGAAAAGTATTGTGCCTTAGTGGAATTAAGCGCGGATTTTACTTTTATACTAAACCTGGAGGAAAACGGCCGTTATGTCATCGAATGGTTGTCCGAAGGCTTCGCCAACGTAACCGGCTATACCCCATTCAACCTGCCAGATACCACCAGCATCATCCCTACAGAAAGCGAGACATTTATCAAAGACGCCCTGGAACAATTAAATCCAGGCGAGATAAGCAATCTTGAATTCGCCATCCAAACCAAAACAGACGAGACTCGTTGGCTGCAAGTTCGGATGTGCTGCCAACTTACCCCCGACAACCCCAAAAAGCAGATCTTGGGCGCCGCCAGAGACATCACCGAACAAAAACAAATACAATTAGAGCGAGAAAGTTTAAACCATAAACTGCAATTATTAAACGACATCAAACAACTCCTCTTAGCCGCCAATTCGCTAACCGAAACATTACAGTCTGTTTTATGCCTGCTAAAATCCTTAATCCCCTATACGAATGGCGATATCATCGAATACGATTGGCTGACTGAAGAACTGCACATCATTGCCTCAACAACCAAACAACATTCCCCATTAGTCCATGAAAACAGACTGCCCCTTTCTTTTGTAGACTACCCCCGCTCCCCTTCCTGGCATGAAGTCATCTACATCCCAGATCTCGCCAAACGCCTAGATCTTTCCCCTTTTCAGCAGATACAACGAACCGATGGCATACGCAGCCTCATGGTGGCTCCCCTTTATAATCCTCAAACCTTGTTAGGCTACATCAATATTGGCTCAAATGAGCCGGACGCATTTTTACCCTCTCAGCACACCATCTTTTTAGAAGTGGCCCACTTTATCGCCCTACGTATGCAGCAATCTTACTTAAAACACCAGCAAACAGACCACGCCTGGCAGCTTGAAGCCCTGGTGGAACAGCGCACCGCCGATCTCAAGGAACTCGTGGATCGGTTGGCAGAATCCAACCGCATTAAAGATGAATTTCTCGCTGCCATGAGTCACGAACTGCGCACCCCGCTCCACATCATCCTGGGCAAAGCTGATGTGTTGCAAGATGGCGTATATGGGCCCCTTAACCCCAAACAGCTAAGAGCGGCCGTAGTCATTCGAGAAAATGGCGATCGTTTGCTTCAGTTGATAAACAATTTACTGGAAATATCTCACCTTGATACAAATCAGGTTGATTTATCCATTACCCAGGTAGATATTCAACTTCTCTGCGCCCAACTCATCATCGCGGCGCGTCGTTCAGCCCAGAAAAAACAAATCGAAATCGAATTTGAAGCATTGGTACAACCCATCATACTGGCCGCCGATGAGACACGCCTGGAGCAAATCCTGTTAATTTTATTGGACAACGCGCTGAAGTTTACGCCAGAAGGCGGCAAAGTTGGCCTGGATGTAACCGTCAATATGGACCAGTCAGTCATCCATTTTGCAGTGTGGGATACGGGCATTGGCATAGATTCAGACCTTATCGATCTGATATTTTTACCTTTTAAACAGGTGGACGGCCGTTTATCCCGAGAATATGGCGGCGCCGGGCTTGGTCTGCCACTCGCCTACCGACTCACCCAACTGCATGATGGTACCCTGTCGGTTGTCAGCGAAATAGGCCAGGGCAGCCGTTTTACTGTGTCCCTGCCCCTAAAATTTGTCAATACTATCGAAGAAGAAAAACCGCTTACAGGTTAA